From Streptomyces fungicidicus, one genomic window encodes:
- a CDS encoding CPBP family intramembrane glutamic endopeptidase: MRVVWQLVAVVAVAAIGGQSVSAVRDTWGLTLVLGVLVSVLALLVYRWVVGRTEHRPVTELDPDGAGPALGRGTLIGVVMFGMVITNLATSGNYEVHGLGSVGGMAGLFGFMAAAAVTEEVLYRGVLFRIAEEYLGTWIALVLTALLFGLSHLLNAHATLWGAVAIAIEAGGMLAAAYAATRNLWVPIGVHFGWNFAAGGIFSTEVSGNDTEQGLLDATTSGNEWLTGGDFGPEGSVYSVLFGALLTLAFLWLAHRRGRLVPRRRRADRADATATLPR; the protein is encoded by the coding sequence ATGAGAGTGGTCTGGCAGTTGGTCGCCGTCGTGGCGGTCGCCGCCATAGGCGGCCAGAGCGTGTCGGCGGTCCGGGACACCTGGGGGCTCACGCTCGTCCTCGGGGTACTGGTGAGCGTGCTCGCGCTGCTGGTCTACCGGTGGGTGGTGGGGCGGACCGAACACCGGCCGGTCACCGAGCTGGACCCGGACGGTGCCGGGCCGGCGCTCGGCCGGGGGACGCTGATCGGCGTCGTGATGTTCGGGATGGTCATCACCAACCTCGCCACCTCGGGGAACTACGAGGTGCACGGGCTGGGCTCGGTGGGCGGCATGGCCGGGCTGTTCGGTTTCATGGCAGCCGCCGCCGTCACGGAGGAAGTGCTGTACCGCGGCGTCCTGTTCCGGATCGCCGAGGAGTACCTGGGCACGTGGATCGCGCTGGTACTGACCGCGCTGCTGTTCGGCCTGTCGCACCTGCTCAACGCGCACGCCACCCTGTGGGGCGCCGTCGCCATCGCGATCGAGGCCGGCGGGATGCTGGCCGCCGCGTACGCCGCCACCCGCAACCTGTGGGTGCCGATCGGCGTGCACTTCGGCTGGAACTTCGCCGCGGGCGGCATCTTCAGCACCGAGGTCTCGGGCAACGACACCGAGCAGGGACTGCTGGACGCCACGACCTCGGGCAACGAGTGGCTGACCGGAGGCGACTTCGGCCCGGAGGGCAGTGTGTACTCGGTGCTGTTCGGTGCGCTGCTCACGCTCGCGTTCCTGTGGCTGGCGCACCGGCGCGGCCGTCTGGTGCCCCGCCGCCGGCGCGCGGACAGGGCCGACGCCACGGCTACACTGCCCCGGTGA
- a CDS encoding sensor histidine kinase gives MIAPRRFREPWHRLDVAVRDLVLGVFVCAVSLLPAFQNRGTLLGGVPDRPFDAAAVLAVALQSLPLAARRRWPLVCLALVSAGFALDQLRGYHSPAGTALPIALLSAGAHLDRYRRATAAACTVAYVVLTVAFHQLGPGEPVTDFVTFYLAAALAWGIGAWLRSTRIAEAEHRHRVAEDSRAAERARIARELHDVVTHHVTAMVVQAEAARYLTAAPDRLDQSLTAVTDTGRRAITDLRHLLDLLNPDHGPGTRTPPVGRLLTLVEQTRRAGQPVEFTEEGTPAPSTGSADLVAYRVVQEALTNALKYAHGGATRVEVRHGERQITVLVGTDGSGTPVASSPGGSGRGLAGLRERVGVLGGDFSAGPEPDGGFVVRARIPTGNTA, from the coding sequence GTGATCGCTCCTCGCCGGTTCCGGGAACCGTGGCACCGGCTGGACGTCGCCGTCAGGGACTTGGTGCTGGGGGTGTTCGTCTGCGCGGTGTCGCTGCTGCCGGCGTTCCAGAACCGCGGAACCCTTCTCGGCGGCGTGCCGGACCGTCCGTTCGACGCGGCGGCGGTGCTGGCGGTGGCTCTCCAGTCCCTTCCGCTCGCCGCGCGCCGGCGGTGGCCGCTGGTCTGTCTCGCGCTGGTGTCGGCGGGGTTCGCCCTCGACCAGCTGCGCGGCTACCACTCCCCCGCCGGTACCGCGCTGCCCATCGCGCTGCTCAGCGCCGGGGCCCATCTGGACCGGTACCGGCGCGCGACCGCGGCCGCGTGCACCGTGGCGTACGTGGTGCTGACGGTCGCGTTCCACCAGCTCGGTCCGGGTGAGCCGGTGACCGATTTCGTGACCTTCTATCTGGCGGCGGCCCTCGCCTGGGGCATCGGGGCGTGGCTGCGCTCCACCAGGATCGCGGAGGCGGAGCACCGGCACCGCGTCGCCGAGGACTCCCGTGCCGCCGAACGCGCCCGTATCGCCCGCGAGTTGCACGATGTCGTGACCCACCATGTGACGGCGATGGTGGTGCAGGCCGAGGCGGCCCGCTATCTGACCGCCGCGCCCGACCGGCTGGACCAGTCGCTGACGGCCGTCACCGACACCGGCCGCCGGGCCATCACCGACCTGCGCCATCTGCTCGACCTGCTCAACCCCGACCACGGCCCCGGGACCAGGACACCGCCGGTCGGCCGGCTCCTCACGCTGGTGGAGCAGACCCGCCGGGCCGGGCAGCCGGTGGAGTTCACCGAGGAGGGCACTCCGGCGCCGTCGACCGGCAGCGCCGACCTGGTGGCCTACCGGGTCGTGCAGGAAGCGCTGACCAACGCGCTCAAGTACGCCCACGGCGGCGCCACCCGGGTCGAGGTGCGGCACGGCGAGCGGCAGATCACCGTGCTGGTCGGCACCGATGGTTCCGGTACCCCGGTGGCCTCCTCTCCCGGTGGGAGCGGCCGGGGCCTGGCAGGGCTGCGGGAGCGGGTCGGCGTCCTGGGCGGCGACTTCAGCGCGGGTCCGGAACCGGACGGCGGCTTCGTCGTACGGGCCCGCATACCGACGGGGAACACGGCATGA
- a CDS encoding response regulator: MTAPIRVLVCDDQMLVRTGLVTIIGAQPDLEVAGECGDGRTAVDLAGRLRPDVVVMDVRMPVLDGIEATRLLAGAGVPHPVKVLVVTTFNLDEYVYEALRAGASGFLLKDAPPSQLLHGIRTVAMGAALLDPEVTRQLVGRYAARIRPVEDGAPRDLSLTPRELEVLRLIADGLSNSEIAATLLISQETVKTFVSRILAKLGLRDRVQAVVYAYRRGLAT; encoded by the coding sequence ATGACCGCACCGATCCGGGTCCTGGTCTGCGACGACCAGATGCTGGTCCGCACCGGGCTGGTGACCATCATCGGCGCCCAGCCCGACCTGGAGGTGGCCGGCGAGTGCGGCGACGGGCGGACCGCCGTCGACCTCGCCGGCCGGCTCCGCCCCGACGTGGTGGTGATGGACGTGCGGATGCCCGTGCTCGACGGCATTGAGGCCACCCGTCTGCTGGCCGGCGCCGGGGTGCCGCATCCGGTGAAGGTGCTCGTGGTGACCACGTTCAACCTGGACGAGTACGTGTACGAGGCGCTGCGCGCGGGCGCCAGCGGGTTCCTGCTCAAGGACGCGCCGCCGTCCCAGCTGCTGCACGGCATCCGCACCGTGGCCATGGGCGCGGCACTGCTGGACCCGGAGGTGACCCGCCAGCTGGTGGGCCGGTACGCCGCGCGGATCCGTCCCGTCGAGGACGGCGCACCGCGGGACCTCTCCCTGACCCCGCGCGAGCTGGAGGTCCTCCGCCTCATCGCGGACGGCCTCTCCAACAGCGAGATCGCCGCGACCCTCCTGATCAGCCAGGAGACGGTGAAGACGTTCGTCTCCCGCATCCTCGCCAAGCTGGGCCTGCGGGACCGCGTCCAGGCGGTGGTCTACGCCTACCGTCGGGGCCTGGCGACCTGA
- a CDS encoding tetratricopeptide repeat protein, giving the protein MDTMYYDHGTPAERWERAGMFFDAKDYAAAARVLGGLVDEAPEQTGPRLLLARAYYHSAQLRRAEAELRVIVERDPVEHYARLMLGRTLQRQGRDDEAQPHLRIAAALDGTFGEE; this is encoded by the coding sequence GTGGACACCATGTACTACGACCACGGGACGCCGGCCGAGCGGTGGGAGCGGGCCGGGATGTTCTTCGACGCCAAGGACTACGCCGCCGCCGCGCGCGTGCTCGGCGGGCTGGTCGACGAGGCGCCGGAGCAGACCGGGCCCCGGCTGCTGCTGGCCCGCGCCTACTACCACTCCGCGCAACTGCGCCGCGCGGAGGCGGAGTTGAGGGTGATCGTGGAGCGGGACCCGGTGGAGCACTATGCCCGGCTGATGCTCGGGCGCACCCTCCAGCGGCAGGGCCGGGACGACGAGGCCCAGCCGCATCTGCGGATCGCCGCCGCGCTGGACGGGACGTTCGGCGAGGAGTAG
- a CDS encoding PepSY-associated TM helix domain-containing protein, which yields MTTAPSPTTDEAPRPPAPAPAKGVRAGLRPLVLRLHFYAGVLVAPFLLVAALTGLLYAASFQAEEIVYDHELTVPAGDRKLPVSEQVAAAREAHPEGTVSAVRPSPGKDATTRVMLSGIPGVDPDHTLAVFVDPYTAEVRGELEQYGSSGALPLRTWIDKFHRDLHLGEPGRLYSEFAASWLWVIAGGGLVLWFSRRRALRKLRGTTGRRRTLALHGGVGAWAAAGFIFLSATGLTWSTYAGANIGELRASLGQETPSVSAAAAGEHSGHDTAGGTAGDAAHGVGLDRVLAAARAEGLGDPVEIVPPADEESAYVVRQIQRSWPEKQDTVAVDPASGEVTDVLRFADYPVLAKLTRWGIDLHTGNLFGLVNQIALMALAFTLILLILWGYRMWWQRGRGSAFGRPIPRGAWQQVPPYVLVPLLAAIAVLGYFVPLLGIPLAAFLAVDIVLGEVAHRRGRRTYGSGPAA from the coding sequence ATGACCACCGCTCCCTCGCCCACCACGGACGAGGCCCCCCGACCCCCCGCTCCCGCGCCGGCGAAGGGCGTCCGGGCCGGTCTGCGCCCCCTCGTCCTGCGCCTGCACTTCTACGCGGGCGTCCTGGTGGCGCCGTTCCTCCTCGTCGCCGCCCTCACCGGCCTGCTGTACGCCGCCTCCTTCCAGGCCGAGGAGATCGTCTACGACCATGAGCTGACCGTCCCCGCCGGCGACCGCAAGCTGCCCGTCTCCGAGCAGGTCGCCGCCGCCCGCGAGGCCCACCCCGAGGGCACGGTCTCCGCCGTGCGCCCCTCACCCGGGAAGGACGCCACGACCCGGGTGATGCTGTCCGGCATACCGGGGGTGGACCCCGACCACACCCTCGCCGTGTTCGTCGACCCCTACACCGCGGAGGTGCGCGGCGAGCTGGAACAGTACGGCTCCTCGGGCGCGCTGCCCCTGCGCACCTGGATCGACAAGTTCCACCGCGATCTGCACCTCGGTGAACCAGGCCGTCTCTACAGCGAGTTCGCGGCCAGCTGGCTGTGGGTGATCGCGGGCGGCGGACTGGTGCTGTGGTTCTCCCGGCGCCGCGCCCTGCGCAAGCTGCGCGGCACCACCGGGCGGCGCCGCACGCTCGCCCTGCACGGCGGCGTCGGGGCGTGGGCCGCGGCGGGGTTCATCTTCCTCTCGGCGACCGGCCTGACCTGGTCCACCTACGCCGGCGCGAACATCGGCGAACTGCGCGCCTCCCTCGGCCAGGAGACCCCCTCGGTGTCGGCCGCGGCGGCCGGCGAACACTCCGGCCACGACACGGCCGGCGGCACCGCGGGCGACGCGGCGCACGGTGTCGGCCTGGACAGGGTGCTCGCCGCCGCACGCGCCGAGGGGCTGGGCGACCCGGTGGAGATCGTGCCGCCCGCCGACGAGGAATCCGCCTACGTGGTACGGCAGATCCAGCGCAGCTGGCCCGAGAAGCAGGACACGGTCGCCGTCGACCCCGCCTCCGGAGAGGTCACCGACGTCCTGCGGTTCGCCGACTACCCGGTCCTCGCCAAACTGACCCGCTGGGGCATCGACCTGCACACCGGCAACCTGTTCGGGCTGGTGAACCAGATCGCCCTGATGGCCCTGGCGTTCACCCTGATCCTGCTGATCCTGTGGGGCTACCGCATGTGGTGGCAGCGGGGCCGGGGCTCGGCCTTCGGCCGGCCGATCCCCCGCGGCGCCTGGCAGCAGGTGCCGCCGTACGTGCTCGTCCCGCTGCTGGCGGCGATCGCCGTGCTGGGCTACTTCGTCCCGCTGCTCGGCATCCCCCTCGCGGCGTTCCTCGCCGTCGACATCGTGCTCGGGGAGGTGGCCCACCGCCGGGGACGGCGGACGTACGGCAGCGGCCCGGCGGCGTGA
- a CDS encoding peptide deformylase, with product MGTPDDRAPLAERVEQLLALEGPLPIVAAGDPVLRHGTEPYDGQLGPALLARFVAALRVTMHAAPGVGLAAPQVGVGLRIAVIEDPAPVPQEVRLARERVPQPFRALVNPEYEPVGARRSGFFEGCLSVPGYQAVVVRPAEVRLTGQDEHGRALDEVFGGWPARIVQHETDHLDGTLYLDRAEPRSLSSHQAVAERWAQPAPERAARELGFDLP from the coding sequence ATGGGAACTCCGGACGATCGCGCGCCCTTGGCCGAGCGGGTCGAGCAACTGCTGGCTTTGGAGGGGCCGTTGCCCATCGTCGCGGCCGGTGATCCGGTGCTGCGTCACGGCACCGAGCCGTACGACGGGCAGTTGGGGCCCGCACTGCTGGCCCGGTTCGTGGCGGCGCTGCGGGTCACCATGCACGCGGCGCCGGGTGTCGGGCTGGCCGCGCCGCAGGTCGGGGTCGGGCTGCGGATCGCGGTGATCGAGGATCCGGCGCCGGTCCCCCAGGAGGTGCGCCTCGCCCGGGAGCGGGTGCCGCAGCCGTTCCGGGCCCTGGTCAACCCGGAGTACGAGCCGGTCGGCGCCCGCCGCTCCGGGTTCTTCGAGGGATGCCTGAGCGTGCCGGGGTACCAGGCGGTGGTGGTGCGGCCCGCGGAGGTGCGGCTGACCGGGCAGGACGAGCACGGGCGGGCGCTGGACGAGGTGTTCGGCGGCTGGCCGGCCCGGATCGTGCAGCACGAGACGGACCACCTCGACGGCACGCTCTACCTCGACCGGGCCGAGCCGCGCTCGCTGTCGTCCCACCAGGCCGTGGCGGAGCGCTGGGCGCAGCCGGCACCGGAGCGGGCGGCCCGCGAACTGGGCTTCGACCTGCCGTGA
- a CDS encoding dihydrolipoyl dehydrogenase family protein, with product MTETQQTQPESTAYDVVVLGAGPVGENVADRTRAAGLTTAVVESELVGGECSYWACMPSKALLRPVIARADARRVPGLSQSVRGPLDTAAVLAHRNSYTSEWKDDGQVRWLEGTGADLYRGQGRLTGERTVTVTGADGASTVLTARHAVAVCTGSRARLPDLPGLAGVRPWTSREATSAQAVPGRLIVVGGGVVATEMACAWQALGSHVTVLVRGESLLNRMEPFAGELVAEALTEAGADLRTGTSVKSVTRENGTVLVVTDSGDRIEADEILFATGRAPRTDDIGLETIGLEPGSWLPVDDSLRVTGHDWLYGVGDVNHRALLTHQGKYQARIAGAAIVTRAAGEPVSTEEWGAHAATADHAAVPQVVFTDPEAAAVGLSLAEAERAGHRVRAVDVDLSSVAGAGLYADGYKGRARMVVDLEDEILRGVTLVGPGVGELIHSATVAVAARVPVGRLWHAVPSYPTISEVWLRLLEAYRDA from the coding sequence ATGACGGAAACGCAACAGACGCAACCGGAATCAACCGCCTACGACGTCGTGGTGCTCGGCGCCGGACCCGTGGGCGAGAACGTCGCCGACCGCACCCGCGCCGCCGGGCTCACCACCGCCGTCGTGGAGAGCGAACTGGTCGGCGGTGAGTGCTCCTACTGGGCGTGCATGCCCAGCAAGGCCCTGCTGCGCCCGGTCATCGCCCGGGCCGACGCCCGCCGCGTCCCCGGCCTGAGCCAGTCCGTGCGGGGGCCCCTGGACACCGCCGCGGTGCTCGCCCACCGGAACTCCTACACCTCCGAGTGGAAGGACGACGGCCAGGTCCGCTGGCTCGAGGGGACCGGGGCCGACCTCTACCGCGGCCAGGGACGGCTCACCGGCGAGCGCACCGTCACCGTCACCGGCGCCGACGGCGCGAGCACGGTGCTCACCGCCCGGCACGCCGTCGCCGTCTGCACCGGCAGCCGCGCCCGGCTTCCCGACCTGCCCGGACTCGCCGGGGTCAGGCCCTGGACCAGCCGGGAGGCCACCAGCGCCCAGGCCGTGCCCGGCCGGCTGATCGTGGTCGGCGGCGGAGTGGTCGCCACCGAGATGGCCTGCGCCTGGCAGGCCCTCGGCTCGCACGTCACCGTCCTGGTGCGCGGCGAGAGCCTGCTGAACCGCATGGAGCCGTTCGCCGGGGAACTGGTCGCCGAGGCGCTCACCGAGGCCGGCGCCGACCTCCGCACCGGCACCTCGGTGAAATCGGTGACCAGGGAGAACGGCACCGTCCTCGTCGTCACCGACAGCGGTGACCGGATCGAGGCCGACGAGATCCTCTTCGCCACCGGCCGCGCCCCGCGCACCGACGACATCGGCCTGGAGACGATCGGCCTGGAGCCCGGCTCGTGGCTCCCGGTGGACGACAGCCTCCGGGTCACCGGCCACGACTGGCTGTACGGCGTCGGCGACGTCAACCACCGCGCGCTCCTCACCCACCAGGGCAAGTACCAGGCCCGGATCGCGGGCGCCGCCATCGTCACCCGGGCCGCCGGCGAACCGGTGAGCACGGAGGAGTGGGGCGCGCACGCCGCCACCGCCGACCACGCCGCCGTGCCCCAGGTCGTCTTCACCGACCCCGAGGCGGCCGCCGTCGGCCTCTCCCTGGCCGAGGCGGAGCGCGCCGGCCACCGCGTCCGCGCCGTGGACGTCGACCTGTCCTCGGTGGCCGGCGCCGGCCTGTACGCCGACGGCTACAAGGGCCGCGCCCGCATGGTCGTCGACCTCGAGGACGAGATCCTGCGCGGCGTCACCCTGGTCGGTCCCGGCGTCGGCGAACTCATCCACTCCGCGACCGTGGCCGTCGCCGCCCGGGTCCCCGTCGGACGCCTGTGGCACGCGGTGCCGTCGTACCCGACGATCAGCGAGGTGTGGCTGCGCCTGCTGGAGGCCTACCGGGACGCCTGA
- the trxA gene encoding thioredoxin: MSSTVELTKENFDQTVTDNGFVLIDFWAAWCGPCRQFAPVYEKAAEENPDLVFGKVDTEAQPELAAAFGIQSIPTLMIVRDQVAVFAQPGALPEAALTDVIGQARKLDMDEVRQQIAAQQEQQGGTTEAS, encoded by the coding sequence ATGAGCAGCACCGTGGAGCTCACCAAGGAGAACTTCGACCAGACGGTCACGGACAACGGGTTCGTCCTGATCGACTTCTGGGCGGCCTGGTGCGGTCCGTGCCGTCAGTTCGCGCCCGTGTACGAGAAGGCGGCGGAGGAGAACCCCGACCTGGTCTTCGGCAAGGTGGACACCGAGGCGCAGCCGGAGCTGGCGGCGGCCTTCGGCATCCAGTCGATCCCGACCCTGATGATCGTGCGGGACCAGGTGGCGGTGTTCGCCCAGCCGGGTGCGCTGCCCGAGGCCGCGCTGACGGATGTCATCGGGCAGGCCCGCAAGCTGGACATGGACGAGGTGCGCCAGCAGATCGCCGCCCAGCAGGAGCAGCAGGGCGGGACGACGGAAGCCTCGTAG
- a CDS encoding LacI family DNA-binding transcriptional regulator, translated as MVQIPKTPASAPPAPTRSVPTSADVARLAGVSRATVSYVLNNAGAVRISEPTRRRVRDAARELGYVPHAAARSLRAGHSRTVLMPAPAFPVGPLYSQFINELQAALARLDYTVVQYGTSGVHDDEAARAWAELRPVAVLVPGSGLGPRGVDVLKRAGARAVVTLGPEAVEGAHALLMDHDVVGHSAGAHLFDRGRRRIGVIVPREPGLEAFSAPRLAGVRAALRGTDATVTELPLAADEGAAARLAARWRDLGLDAVFTYNDEYAMLLMRALQDEGVRIPEEAAVVGADNLMLGRLLRPRLSTVHLDLPCGRELAGLVDRAVRDPAAAPEAHKALGASVVRRESS; from the coding sequence ATGGTGCAGATACCGAAAACACCCGCGTCCGCGCCCCCCGCACCGACGCGCTCCGTACCCACGAGCGCCGATGTGGCCCGCCTGGCCGGCGTCTCGCGCGCGACCGTCTCCTACGTCCTGAACAACGCCGGCGCCGTCCGGATCAGCGAGCCCACCCGCCGCCGGGTCCGCGACGCCGCCAGAGAACTCGGCTACGTACCGCACGCGGCGGCCCGCAGTCTGCGCGCAGGGCACAGCCGTACCGTCCTGATGCCCGCGCCGGCCTTCCCGGTGGGACCGCTCTACAGCCAGTTCATCAACGAGTTACAGGCAGCGCTCGCCCGTCTCGACTACACGGTCGTGCAGTACGGCACGAGCGGCGTGCACGACGACGAGGCCGCCCGCGCCTGGGCCGAACTCCGGCCGGTGGCGGTCCTGGTCCCCGGCTCCGGACTCGGGCCGCGCGGCGTCGACGTGCTCAAACGCGCCGGGGCGCGGGCCGTCGTCACCCTCGGGCCCGAGGCCGTCGAGGGCGCGCACGCCCTGCTGATGGACCACGACGTCGTCGGCCACAGCGCCGGCGCCCACCTCTTCGACCGGGGCCGCCGCCGGATCGGCGTGATCGTCCCGAGGGAGCCCGGCCTGGAGGCTTTCTCGGCGCCCCGCCTGGCGGGAGTGCGGGCCGCCCTGCGGGGCACGGACGCCACCGTCACCGAGCTGCCGCTCGCCGCCGACGAGGGGGCCGCCGCCCGGCTCGCCGCCCGCTGGCGCGATCTCGGCCTGGACGCCGTGTTCACGTACAACGACGAGTACGCGATGCTGCTGATGCGCGCGCTCCAGGACGAGGGCGTCCGCATCCCGGAGGAGGCCGCCGTGGTCGGCGCCGACAACCTGATGCTGGGGCGGCTGCTGCGGCCCCGGCTGAGCACGGTCCACCTCGACCTGCCGTGCGGCCGTGAGCTGGCCGGACTGGTCGACCGCGCGGTGCGCGACCCGGCCGCCGCACCCGAGGCCCACAAGGCGCTGGGCGCGTCGGTGGTGCGGCGCGAGTCCAGCTGA
- a CDS encoding TetR/AcrR family transcriptional regulator, whose product MSAAPPPAPAPQDPAEPRELPQLGFDVDEPCLRADAARNRARLLEAAAQLVAERGADCVTMEEVAAAARVGKGTVFRRFGDRTGLLSALLDHSEKKFQAAFLSGPPPLGPGAPPADRLRAFGLALLRRTADELELQLAAEPEAGRRFTHPSRRVLRHHVTLLLREAVPDADCEILAHTLMAVLDPALVHHLTRQCGMPPERLESAWTNLVDRVTCPAPSAGGLNSPG is encoded by the coding sequence ATGTCCGCCGCGCCGCCGCCAGCCCCGGCACCCCAGGACCCCGCCGAGCCACGTGAGTTGCCGCAACTCGGCTTCGACGTCGACGAGCCCTGCCTGCGCGCCGACGCCGCGCGCAACCGGGCCCGCCTGCTGGAGGCCGCCGCGCAGCTCGTGGCCGAGCGCGGGGCCGACTGCGTGACCATGGAGGAGGTGGCGGCCGCGGCCCGCGTGGGCAAGGGGACGGTCTTCCGCCGTTTCGGCGACCGGACCGGCCTGCTCAGCGCCCTCCTCGACCACTCCGAGAAGAAGTTCCAGGCCGCGTTCCTCAGCGGACCCCCGCCGCTCGGTCCTGGCGCGCCCCCGGCCGACCGGCTGCGGGCCTTCGGCCTCGCGCTGCTCCGCAGGACCGCCGACGAGCTGGAACTGCAGCTGGCGGCCGAGCCGGAGGCCGGCCGGCGCTTCACCCACCCGTCCCGCCGCGTTCTGCGCCATCACGTCACGCTGCTGCTGCGCGAGGCGGTCCCGGACGCGGACTGCGAGATCCTCGCCCACACGCTGATGGCCGTGCTCGACCCCGCGCTGGTCCACCATCTGACCCGGCAGTGCGGCATGCCGCCGGAGCGGCTGGAGTCCGCGTGGACGAACCTGGTCGACCGGGTGACCTGCCCGGCGCCCTCGGCCGGCGGTCTCAACTCACCCGGCTGA
- a CDS encoding NADPH-dependent FMN reductase, with protein sequence MSVRILALVGSLRAGSHNRQLAEAAVKLAPEGSEIALYEGLSEIPFYNEDIDVEGGVPAAAARLREAAGGADALLLFTPEYNGTMPAVLKNAIDWLSRPFGAGAIGGKPVVVIGTAFGQYGGVWAHDEARKAVGIAGGKVIEDVKLSIPGSVTRFAEVHPADDDEVAAQLTEVLTRLRGHAGEQAAA encoded by the coding sequence ATGTCTGTTCGCATCCTCGCCCTTGTCGGCAGCCTCCGCGCCGGTTCGCACAACCGCCAGCTCGCGGAGGCCGCGGTCAAGCTCGCGCCCGAGGGCTCGGAGATCGCGCTCTACGAGGGGCTCTCGGAGATCCCCTTCTACAACGAGGACATCGACGTCGAGGGCGGCGTCCCGGCCGCCGCCGCACGGCTGCGCGAGGCCGCGGGGGGCGCCGACGCGCTGCTGCTCTTCACGCCCGAGTACAACGGTACGATGCCGGCCGTCCTGAAGAACGCCATCGACTGGCTGTCCCGCCCCTTCGGCGCGGGCGCCATCGGCGGCAAGCCGGTCGTCGTGATCGGCACCGCCTTCGGCCAGTACGGCGGTGTCTGGGCGCACGACGAGGCCCGCAAGGCCGTGGGCATCGCCGGCGGCAAGGTGATCGAGGACGTCAAGCTGTCCATCCCGGGTTCCGTGACCCGCTTCGCCGAGGTGCACCCCGCGGACGACGACGAGGTCGCCGCGCAGCTGACCGAGGTCCTCACCCGCCTGCGCGGTCACGCCGGCGAGCAGGCTGCCGCCTGA
- a CDS encoding XdhC family protein, which produces MLDIAGELQRWLAEGREFAVATVVSVGGSAPRGPGAALAVDSGGTAIGSVSGGCVEGAVYELCARALEDGETRVERFGYSDEDAFAVGLTCGGVIDIMVTPVGGRAPVREVLRAALTAVLRGEPGALARVVDGPAELLGKALLVRPDGSYDGGLGGTAELDRTAAGAAGALLEAGRTGTVAVPGDGAGPDSSRTGPGGGAYCPGGLTLLVESSVPPPRMIVFGAIDFAAALVRTGKFLGYHVTVCDARPVFATRARFPEADEIVVDWPHRYLRGTETDARTVLCVLTHDAKFDVPLLTEALALPVAFVGAMGSRRTHRDRERRLREAGVGERELARLRSPIGLDLGARTPEETALSIAAEIVAARRGGTGVPLTDSGTPIHHDTRSAATAA; this is translated from the coding sequence GTGCTTGACATCGCGGGCGAGCTTCAACGCTGGCTGGCCGAGGGCCGGGAGTTCGCCGTGGCCACCGTGGTGTCCGTGGGCGGCAGCGCACCGCGCGGCCCCGGCGCCGCCCTCGCCGTCGACAGCGGCGGCACGGCGATCGGCTCGGTCTCGGGCGGGTGCGTGGAGGGCGCGGTGTACGAGCTGTGCGCCCGGGCGCTCGAGGACGGCGAGACCCGTGTGGAGCGCTTCGGGTACAGCGACGAGGACGCCTTCGCGGTCGGCCTGACCTGCGGCGGGGTGATCGACATCATGGTGACGCCGGTCGGCGGCCGGGCCCCGGTCCGGGAGGTGCTGCGGGCGGCGCTCACCGCCGTCCTGCGGGGCGAGCCGGGGGCGCTCGCCCGGGTCGTCGACGGCCCGGCGGAACTCCTCGGCAAGGCCCTCCTCGTACGCCCGGACGGGTCGTACGACGGTGGCCTCGGCGGGACGGCGGAGCTGGACCGGACGGCGGCGGGAGCGGCCGGGGCCCTGCTGGAGGCCGGGCGCACCGGCACGGTCGCCGTCCCGGGGGACGGAGCGGGACCGGACTCCTCCCGGACGGGGCCGGGCGGAGGGGCGTACTGCCCCGGCGGTCTGACCCTGCTCGTGGAGTCGTCGGTGCCGCCGCCCCGCATGATCGTCTTCGGGGCGATCGACTTCGCGGCGGCGCTGGTGCGGACGGGCAAGTTCCTCGGCTACCACGTCACGGTGTGCGACGCGCGGCCGGTGTTCGCGACCCGGGCCCGCTTCCCGGAGGCCGACGAGATCGTCGTCGACTGGCCGCACCGCTATCTCCGGGGCACGGAGACCGACGCGCGCACGGTGCTGTGCGTCCTCACCCACGACGCGAAGTTCGACGTACCACTGCTGACGGAGGCGCTGGCGCTGCCGGTGGCGTTCGTCGGCGCGATGGGCTCCCGCCGCACCCACCGCGACCGGGAGCGGCGGCTGCGCGAGGCGGGCGTGGGGGAGCGGGAGCTGGCCCGCCTCCGCTCCCCGATCGGTCTCGACCTCGGAGCCCGCACGCCGGAGGAGACGGCCCTGTCCATCGCGGCGGAGATCGTCGCGGCCCGCCGGGGCGGCACGGGGGTCCCCCTGACGGACTCGGGGACCCCGATCCACCACGACACCCGGAGCGCGGCGACGGCCGCCTGA